A window of the Cutaneotrichosporon cavernicola HIS019 DNA, chromosome: 6 genome harbors these coding sequences:
- a CDS encoding uncharacterized protein (Serine carboxypeptidase): protein MKLAHLVSLLPLVAAFRLPTTPGDVFVLAGDMLAETPESVLTPASDITLASIPNDEHYTLTSAMHPDHMVRIKSTEGWCDPDVKSFTGYLDVGGGKDLFFYFFESRGNPKEDPVIMWINGGPGCSSAIGLFMELGPCTVADNPKTVNDTKPNPYSWNEHANIFFVDEPVNVGFSQARNGQVVGTAEEAGQDIAAFIDIWFDTFKEFRGREFHMAGESYGGRYLPVFASAVYDQNQMLVAQGKEPINLKSIMIGNGITNSYTTTESYFPYQCTVHADLNHTVQNIGKCIEMAESLPRCKKMLKKDCIESHDATSCSIAAGYCAQTIGSSFLYAGVNPYDVSKPCTLEELSDSLCYPETKKIGTYLNLPDVRKYLGVEKEGQWDSCDYGVGNAFAATLDASGQTWLYVSQLLERGVAVLNYVGTLDFICNYIGNEMWMEALEWTGKDKYNAAEYKKWDVDGKHAGEYKGHGKLTFLKIWGAGHMVPMDQPKHSLSFLDHWLKNGKVE from the exons ATGAAGCTCGCCCACCTCGTATCCCTTCTcccgctcgtcgcggcgtTCCGCCTCCCCACGACCCCCGGGGACGTGTTCGTCCTCGCGGGCGACATGCTCGCCGAGACGCCCGAGAGCGTTCTCACCCCCGCTAGCGACATCACGTTGGCTTCGATCCCTAACGACGAGCACTACACCCTCACCTCGGCCATGCACCCG gacCACATGGTGCGCATCAAGAGCACTGAGGGGTGGTGCGACCCCGACGTCAAGTCGTTCACTGG TtacctcgacgtcggggGAGGCAAGGACCTGTTCTTCTACTTCTTCGAGTCGCGCGGCAACCCGAAGGAGGATCCAGTAATCATGTGGATCAACGGCGGGCCGGGATGCTCGTCAGCGATCGGCTTGTTCATGGAGTTGGGTCCCTGCACGGTCGCCGACAACCCGAAGACTGTCAACGACACCAAGCCCAACCCGTACTCGTGGAACGAGCACGCCAACATCTTCTtcgtcgacgagcccgTCAACGTCGGCTTCTCGCAGGCACGCAACGGACAGGTCGTTGGTAccgcggaggaggctggcCAGGACATTGCTGCGTTCATCGACATCTGGTTCGACACGTTCAAGGAGTTCCGCGGGCGCGAGTTCCACATGGCTGGCGAGTCGTACGGTGGCCGCTACCTCCCGGTGTTTGCGTCGGCTGTCTACGACCAGAACCAGATGCTCGTCGCACAGGGCAAGGAGCCCATCAACCTCAAGAGCATCATGATCGGCAACGGCATCACCA ACTCGTACACCACAACCGAGTCGTACTTCCCGTACCAGTGCACGGTGCATGCCGACCTGAACCACACAGTCCAGAACATCGGCAAGTGTATCGAGATGGCTGAGAGCCTCCCGCGTTGCAAGAAGATGCTCAAGAAGGACTGCATCGAGTCGCACGACGCCACTTCATGCTCCATTGCGGCCGGCTACTGCGCTCAGACGATCGGTTCGTCGTTCCTGTACGCCGGTGTGAACCCTTACGACGTCTCCAAGCCGTgcacgctcgaggagctgtcCGACAGCCTGTGTTACCCCGAGACCAAGAAGATCGGGACGTATCTGAACCTGCCGGACGTGCGCAAGTACCTCGGcgtggagaaggagggccAGTGGGACTCGTGTGATTATGGCGTTGGGAACGCGTTCGCGGCTACGCTTGACGCATCTGGCCAGACGTGGCTGTACGTTTCGCAGctgcttgagcgcggcgtcgcaGTGCTCAACTATGTCGGTACGCTGGACTTTATCTGCAACTACATCGGCAACGAGATGTGGatggaggcgctcgagtgGACAGGCAAGGACAAGTACAACGCGGCAGAGTACAAGAAGTgggacgtcgacggcaagcACGCTGGCGAATACAAGGGCCACGGCAAGCTCACGTTCCTCAAGATCTGGGGTGCGGGCCACATGGTCCCGATGGACCAGCCGAAGCACTCCCTGTCGTTCCTCGACCACTGGCTCAAGaacggcaaggtcgagtAG
- a CDS encoding uncharacterized protein (Exocyst complex component SEC3 N-terminal PIP2 binding PH), translating into MASSSSEDTRALIVRSLFSRKADDGTLEETLVTYLRVKEDDGHGSSKTRYLFLAVTRLGECMLHKGKSNSNGTFSRGKTWRLSDMRVLEQIGPRDFALTMTIRRYHWSSDSSRDQHAFLASLLKAFRSVTGGSLPQVINFTPEGHSHQGSTSTVSSASHQPPPVSIRERLPQRGHPAMASSGSLVSTASTHERPDRDLAPPRRHGSERSGSFSSIDQRAGSVAGSVVSDSGFRQRLGSSSGRDRDAHVRPSPSPAPRYADNLGSGRPPPRRGNSGNNDDRIPPQSRTRPAQARRPSAASETPEIPPVAEMGDDPYGGIANEVLTSPRHNGRARESVASPEPTYTIPAVTIANPDPEPPAPPTARPTITTTPTLVTNGDIAQSPAGITPTTANLTVVAPPGGLAPPGATRTEATPREGRKTPEPMQRRVSFVPPPLTTAYSRDVLLTQRTGLLGADIMSQDEEEAADAIMANVEELIEGFDWTASAVGGDSSRKGPDAIEQRLLDELAALENANIHAFLESDDRVDQVLAHIDEALRELDGIDVQLTEYRMQLNAVTDDIAYIEGQNRGLQVQTSNQRALLDEVQQLLQITDVPKDDLSRLQQTSPSTSQGISELEQSAASLYKALMASRDTANEVAATVAHLAQYESAAGQFAQRMVQYLDTAFDHQSETTYVETQKRHSLVLEPHVELGKALMAYEGIVLFVKDMDEERYKKLCLNYITTMSKLHQKEMRGLLMTLKGQLNSITKGLSDVSFAQASQSTQKPSGISATVTRSKTLKRGEMAKTGDKKAADATRKVADMYATGVSEVVKQIVTEDDFIAAFLHLGDTESTFADYMELDTYFRRQASRHASHGLSASLTQLTRTVMELMFGFVDGEMRLWVDASVEGNPPALVGIIATTEQLQADAQIEGTSMFVQQLFDKQLGRQRKAFDAFVNDQVKNIDGAKTTVRKRRGVFYFVRHFPVFVERIECQLDSSYDTLDIRKRVNNAYERVAASVLGSLQHVSKVVGAELGAGSGEGKGQLYFYVVMIENLHSFVDEVAQVKASALTVFVKRARGLYEENMKAYIKMMLRRGFSRLMDFFDGVERQLKTTPPNEVNMHSAYSRSTLKKVLKDTGSKDMKKAIEAMARRVDKHFNDDESGPGGDLHHGHTSGPADAATAALMASVWREITAALSGEIGRAQKLMASCYSTSGLALEFGTKDVEAVCQRSWGTRG; encoded by the exons atggcgagctcaagctcggaAGATACGCGGGCCCTCATCGTGCGCTCCCTGTTCTCGCGCAAGGCCGATGACGGGAccctcgaggagacgctcgTGACGTATCTccgcgtcaaggaggacgacgggcACGGCAGCTCCAAGACGCGCTACCTCTTCCTTGCGG TAACGCGCCTTGGCGAGTGCATGCTGCACAAGGGCAAGAGTAACTCGAACGGGACGTTCTCGCGCGGTAAGACATGGCGCCTCAGCGACatgcgcgtcctcgagcagaTCGGG ccgcGTGACTTTGCACTCACGATGACGATTAGACGTTATCACTGGAGCAGCGACTCTTCGCGGGACCAGCACGCGTTTCTCGCCTCACTACTAAAGGCGTTCAGGAGCGTGACGGGCGGCTCGTTACCACAAGTCATCAACTTTACGCCAGAAGGGCACAGTCACCAgggctcgacgtcgacggtTAGCTCGGCCTCGCACCAGCCTCCGCCCGTGAGCATCCGCGAGCGATTGCCGCAGCGAGGCCATCCGGCCATGGCGAGTTCGGGATCGCTGGTATCTACAGCGTCGACACACGAGCGACccgaccgcgacctcgccccGCCGCGCAGGCATGGTAGTGAGCGCAGCGGATCCTTCTCGTCCATCGACCAGCGGGCAGGCAGCGTGGCGGGCAGCGTGGTGAGCGACAGCGGGTtccgccagcgcctcggTAGCTCCAGTGgtcgcgaccgcgacgcgcACGTCCGGCCATCCCCTTCTCCCGCGCCACGATATGCGGATAACCTTGGTTCTGggcggcctcctccgcgccgtGGGAACAGCGGTAACAATGACGACCGGATTCCGCCCCAGTCGCGCACTCGTCctgcgcaagctcgccgGCCGTCAGCTGCAAGCGAAACACCCGAGATTCCGCCCGTCGCAGAGATGGGCGACGACCCGTACGGTGGCATTGCCAACGAGGTGCTTACATCACCCCGGCACAATGGACGCGCGCGTGAGAGCGTCGCTTCCCCCGAGCCGACGTACACCATCCCAGCCGTGACCATCGCCAACCCCGATCCCGAACCTCCTGCTCCACCGACTGCTCGGCCGACAATCACCACAACACCAACGTTGGTCACGAACGGTGATATCGCACAGTCTCCGGCCGGCATCACCCCTACCACCGCGAACCTCACGGTCGTCGCACCCCCAGGAGGTCTCGCCCCGCCAGGGGCAACGCGCACTGAGGCCACCCCTCGTGAAGGGCGGAAGACCCCCGAGCCGATGCAGCGCCGCGTGTCGTTCGTCCCGCCGCCACTCACGACCGCGTACTCGCGCGACGTGCTGCTCACCCAACGCACGGGCCTTCTAGGCGCCGATATCATGAgccaggacgaggaggaggcagcgGATGCAATCATGGCCAACGTCGAGGAACTGATTGAGGGCTTTGACTGGACCGCGTCGGCTGTGGGAGGCGACAGTTCCCGCAAGGGACCTGATGCGATTGAGCAACGGCTGCTGGACGAGCTAGCTGCACTCGAGAAT gcgaACATCCACGCGTTCCTCGAGTCcgacgaccgcgtcgaCCAGGTGCTCGCGCATATCGACGAGGCactgcgcgagctcgacggcatCGACGTGCAGCTGACCGAGTACCGGATGCAGCTGAAC GCCGTCACAGACGATATCGCGTACATCGAGGGCCAGAACCGCGGTCTGCAAGTACAGACGTCGAACCAGCGTGCCCTACTCGACGAGGTACAACAGCTGCTCCAGATCACCGACGTGCCGAAGGACGACCTCTCGCGCCTGCAACagacgtcgccgagcacgtcgCAGGGCATCAGCGAACTCGAGCAGTCAGCCGCGAGCCTCTACAAGGCGCTCATGGCGTCGCGCGACACGGCAAATGAAGTCGCTGCAACTGTCGCCCATCTGGCTCAGTACGAGTCCGCAGCCGGCCAGTTCGCCCAGCGTATGGTACAGTACCTCGACACGGCGTTCGACCACCAATCCGAGACGACGTACGTCGAGACCCAGAAACGCCACAGCCTCGTGTTAGAACcgcacgtcgagctcggcaaggcACTCATGGCTTACGAAGGAATCGTGCTTTTCGTTAAGGACATGGATGAGGAGCGGTACAAGAAACTTTGCCTC AATTATATCACGACTATGAGCAAGTTACACCAGAAGGAGATGCGGGGGTTGCTCATGACCCTCAAGGGCCAGCTTAACTCGATTACCAAAGGCCTATCCGATGTTT CCTTCGCGCAAGCTTCACAGTCAACTCAGAAACCTTCGGGCATCTCAGCCACGGTAACGCGTTCGAAGACGCTGAAGCGCGGTGAGATGGCCAAGACCGGGGACAAGAAGGCCGCGGATGCCACCCGCAAGGTTGCGGACATGTACGCCACGGGCGTCTCCGAGGTCGTCAAGCAGATCGtgaccgaggacgacttcATCGCGGCCTtccttcatctcggcgACACCGAATCAACCTTTGCCGACTACATGGAGCTCGACACGTATTTCCGCCGGCAGGCGTCGCGCCACGCTTCGCACGGGCTGTCGGCGAGCCTTACTCAGCTCACGCGCACCGTCATGGAGCTCATGTTTGGGTTCGTGGACGGAGAAATGCGCCTCTGGGTCGACGCCAGTGTCGAAGGCAACCCGCCTGCGCTCGTTGGAATCATCGCAACGACCGAGCAGCTACAGGCCGATGCGCAGATTGAGGGAACGAGCATGTTTGTCCAGCAGCTGTTCGACAAACAGCTGGGTCGGCAGCGCAAGGCGTTTGACGCGTTTGTG AACGACCAAGTCAAGAACATTGATGGCGCAAAGACGACAGTGCGGAAGCGGCGTGGGGTGTTTTACTTTGTTAGGCATTTCCCCGTGTTCGTCGAGCGGATCGAGTGCCAGCTGGACAGCAGTTACGACACCCTTGACATTCGCAAGCGGGTCAACAACGCGTACGAACGCGTTGCGGCGAGCGTACTTGGCTCGCTCCAGCATGTCTCAAAGGTTGTTGGCGCCGAACTGGGTGCAGGGTcgggcgagggcaagggTCAGCTGTACTTTTATGTGGTCATGATCG AGAACCTGCACAGTttcgtcgacgaggtggccCAGGTCAAGGCTTCCGCGTTGACCGTATTCGTAAAGCGGGCCCGGGGCCTTTACGAAGAGAACATGAAGGCATACATCAAGATGATGCTGCGTAGGGGCTTTAGCCGATTGATG GACTTCTTTGACGGGGTAGAGCGTCAGCTCAAAACGACTCCGCCTAACGAGGTTAACATGCACTCGGCCTACTCGCGCAGTACCTTGAAGAAGGTTCTCAAGGACACGGGTTCCAAGGACATGAAGAAGGCGATCGAGGCTATGGCGCGACGAGTTGACAAGCACTTCAACGACGATGAGAGTGGGCCGGGCGGAGACTTGCACCACGGCCATACCTCTGGCCCAGCAGACGCCGCCACGGCGGCCCTGATGGCGAGCGTGTGGCGCGAGATTACGGCGGCTCTAAGCGGCGAGATTGGGCGGGCGCAGAAGCTCATGGCGAGCTGCTACTCGACTTCGGGCCTAGCGCTCGAGTTTGGAACAAAGGATGTAGAGGCCGTGTGCCAGCGCTCGTGGGGTACCCGTGGTTAG
- the PRN1 gene encoding uncharacterized protein (Pirin C-terminal cupin domain): MTSNQTTRTPAQVVYARETPEGVGATVRRSIGTSSLRNLTPFLMLDHAAIQEGSGFPDHPHRGQSTVTYVLSGMMQHEDFTGSAGKLLPGDVQWMTAGRGIVHSEMPLFDEDPSKRVPAEALQLWIDLPADKKMIEPSYQEKKAADIDSVQPSDGVDITVISGESHGVTGFVRPVGGCWFMDVKLTKPGASVFQALPEGWTGFAYIITGSLQVGEEATPVDKYNTVVLSAESGQNGVLLTRPEGTTEETRLVLIAGEPLLDNTTVQHGPFVCNSRQGVIEAITDYQMGRNGFERAPNWKSKIGSAMRH, encoded by the coding sequence ATGACCAGCAACCAAACTACCCGTACTCCCGCCCAGGTCGTCTACGCCCGTGAGACGCCcgagggcgttggcgcCACAGTTCGCCGCTCGATCGGCACCTCCAGCCTCCGCAACCTCACGCCCTTCCTCATGCTTGACCACGCCGCCATCCAGGAGGGATCGGGCTTCCCCGACCACCCCCACCGCGGCCAGAGCACCGTCACCTACGTCCTTAGCGGCATGATGCAGCACGAGGACTTTACCGGTTCCGCTGGCAAGCTCCTTCCCGGAGACGTCCAGTGGATGACGGCCGGCCGCGGCATCGTCCACTCCGAGATGCCGCTGTTCGATGAGGACCCGTCCAAGCGCGTCCCCGCCGAGGCTCTCCAGCTCTGGATCGACCTGCCGGCCGACAAGAAGATGATCGAGCCGAGCTAccaggagaagaaggccgccgaCATTGACAGTGTCCAGCCTTcggacggcgtcgacattACTGTCATCTCGGGCGAGAGCCACGGTGTCACTGGCTTTGTCCGCCCCGTCGGTGGATGCTGGTTTATGGACGTTAAGCTCACCAAGCCTGGCGCGTCCGTCTTCCAGGCCCTCCCCGAGGGTTGGACCGGCTTCGCCTACATCATCACCGGCAGTCTCCAGGTCGGAGAGGAGGCTACCCCCGTCGACAAGTACAACACTGTCGTGCTGTCTGCCGAGTCCGGCCAGAACGgtgtcctcctcacccgcCCCGAGGGCACGACCGAGGAGacccgcctcgtcctcatcgccgGCGAGCCTCTCCTAGACAACACGACGGTCCAGCACGGGCCCTTTGTCTGCAACTCGCGCCAGGGGGTTATTGAGGCCATCACCGACTACCAGATGGGCCGCAACGGCTTTGAGCGCGCCCCAAACTGGAAGTCCAAGATTGGCTCGGCCATGCGTCACTAG
- a CDS encoding uncharacterized protein (SGT1 protein) produces the protein MDGPSTSRAFPLPLISEDTLHYVLHPASASSEADLAALATLISTRVASLLPKPWLWNKDPWELKAVPSEGKLEGLMRVGDAVDDEWLVVWLLREVSRTWPELVVSIRDSDGEFLLIEAANVLPGWVTPENAENRLWLCAGHLNLLPLSVVSSSRPHQIADDQYDDSGRAIDADAWINQADAVAAVRTGKYRAPEIEAAVWERIACYPEALKTHQHRTNAYLPVPIARALHSDPELIQRAVEGFYVRDPAQLRAASRMTHFPPSPAMLSSVLMTRAAYAQLQGQVFHPPRVFGPEWHVREDQGPDERRWRDLGVKMATGFEIMYREGGRKGRTADTTASPEGLKDEPGYARYIDDLQRAGYFGEEVRGSARWKEREVEAAKGWVAVWSEDTTQQRPSFAYLVDKAIDATKPEDISPPADEDSEAWLEVDPAELDAMLNRAAGRQAPSGDMEIGEEHGRALKNLAGQLEAFVGGEGDLEGARFADELSDEDMDSDSEEEEAAPTAEEREERMRNLVPALPEGEWGARGADGKATAEAEDDDVEMAPPPAKGTVAGTAFGDSLLPPQMRAPRFEAVHYDGVESDSSDEEDLPPQGTLGRHISEMKWGDAPRKEAMIEEIDDDDNDGDEEDRKDRERKKALTFDDDIDEQMRRRVWGGDDEEDEEDEMEDIKEGQRRTEDRDGPDEDEFLRFARDALGIDADAWDNILAQRRARGAFVPGSAALRPSATKSKSADAAPKPDPSLNSFESMMAAMDNELARHHAAEEVPTLGGPVFTKPAGAGAALKKKKKGKGKSKGKGKMPTVSFADEDEPGPDEGRYKNIASLPRPDEIDDMSDDALAAMDAELRAALKESGADDEPEGMDDDARREYGMVRDLLESYAAQGGQAGVVGNLVGRLGEAAKVQEGKKK, from the exons ATGGATGGtccctcaacctcgcgcgccttccccctcccatTAATCAGCGAGGACACGCTGCATTACGTCCTCCACCCAGCTTCCGCATCttccgaggccgacctcgctGCCCTGGCAACCCTCATCTCCACGCGGGTCGCGAGCCTCCTTCCCAAACCCTGGCTGTGGAACAAGGACCCATGGGAACTCAAGGCGGTCCCCAGCGAAGGGAAACTCGAGGGCCTTATGCGTGTCGGCGATGCAGTCGATGACGAgtggctcgtcgtctggcTATTGCGCGAGGTGTCGCGAACATGGCCGGAACTCGTCGTGTCCATCCGGGATAGCGATGGCGAGTTCCTGCTTATTGAGGCGGCGAATGTTCTGCCGGGGTGGGTGACGCCCGAGAACGCCGAGAACAGG CTATGGCTGTGCGCGGGacacctcaacctccttcCGCTTAGCGTGGTGTCGTCCTCACGCCCACATCAGATCGCGGATGATCAATACGACGATAGTGGGCGCGCGATCGACGCTGATGCATGGATTAACCAGGCTGATGCCGTGGCGGCTGTGCGGACTGGCAAGTATCGGGCACCGGAGATCGAGGCCGCTGTGTGGGAGAGGATTGCTTG ctaTCCCGAAGCGCTGAAGACCCACCAGCACCGTACCAACGCGTACCTCCCCGTGCCCATCGCCCGGGCACTCCACTCGGACCCGGAGCTCATccagcgcgccgtcgagggcTTCTACGTGCGCGACCCGGCACAACTGAGG GCTGCCTCGCGGATGACACATTTCCCACCGTCTCCGGCCATGCTGTCTTCTGTGCTCATGACCCGCGCTGCGTACGCTCAGCTACAAGGTCAGGTGTTCCACCCTCCGCGAGTATTCGGGCCAGAGTGGCATGTACGCGAAGACCAGGGACCTGATGAGCGCCGCTggcgcgacctcggcgtcaagATGGCCACGGGGTTCGAGATCATGTACCGCGAGGGCGGGCGGAAGGGGCGGACGGCAGACACGACGGCTTCCCCCGAGGGCCTGAAGGATGAGCCAGGGTATGCGAGGTACATTGACGACCTGCAGCGTGCAGGGTACTTTGGCGAGGAAGTACGAGGGAGCGCGCGATggaaggagcgcgaggttgaggcaGCCAAGGGCTGGGTCGCAGTCTGGTCGGAAGA caCGACTCAGCAGCGGCCGTCGTTTGCGTACCTTGTCGACAAAGCCATCGATGCGACCAAGCCTGAGGACATCTCTCCGCCCGCGGACGAAGACAGCGAGGCGTggctcgaggtcgatcctgcggagctcgacgcgatGCTGAACCGCGCGGCAGGTCGACAGGCGCCTAGTGGCGACATGGAGATTGGCGAAGAGCATGGGCGAGCACTCAAGAACCTTGCAggccagctcgaggcattcgttggtggcgagggcgacctGGAGGGAGCACGgttcgccgacgagctgagcgacgaggacatggacTCTGACTcggaagaagaggaggccgcACCAACGGCAGAAGAGCGTGAGGAGCGCATGCGCAACCTCGTTCCCGCGTTGCCtgagggcgagtggggcGCGCGTGGCGCAGACGGCAAGGCGACTGCCGAGGCGGAAGATGACGATGTCGAGATGGCGCCACCCCCAGCAAAGGGCACTGTGGCAGGCACGGCGTTTGGCGACTCGCTCCTCCCGCCCCAGATGCGCGCACCTCGCTTCGAGGCGGTACACTATGATGGCGTTGAGAGTGACAGCTCTGACGAAGAAGACCTCCCGCCGCAGGGCACGCTTGGGCGCCACATCTCGGAGATGAAGTGGGGCGACGCGCCACGGAAGGAGGCGATgatcgaggagatcgacgacgacgacaacgatggggatgaggaggaccgCAAGGATCGGGAGCGGAAAAAAGCGCTCACATTCGACGATGACATTGACGAGCAGATGCGTCGGCGAGTGtggggcggcgacgacgaggaggatgaggaggacgagatggaggatATCAAGGAGGGCCAGCGCAGGACAGAGGACCGCGACGGGccggacgaggacgagttccTGCGCtttgcgcgcgacgcgctcgggatcgacgccgacgcgtgGGACAACATCCTGGCACAGCGGCGGGCACGGGGAG CGTTCGTCCCCGGATCAGCTGCTCTGCGTCCATCGGCTACCAAATCCAAGTCTGCGGATGCGGCCCCAAAACCCGACCCGTCGCTCAACTCGTTTGAGAGCAtgatggcggcgatggATAACGAGCTGGCTCGACATCACGCTGCAGAGGAGGTTCCGACACTGGGTGGACCGGTGTTTACGAAGCCTGCGGGCGCTGGGGCTGCgttgaagaagaagaagaagggcaagggcaagagcaagggcaagggcaagatgCCGACAGTGTCGtttgccgacgaggacgagcctGGGCCAGACGAGGGGCGTTATAAGAATATCGCATCGCTCCCACGGCCagacgagatcgacgacatgtcagacgacgcgctcgcggccatGGACGCAGAGTTGCGCGctgcgctcaaggagagcggcgcagacgacgagcctGAGGGCATGGACGATgacgcgcgccgcgagTACGGCATGGTGCGCGATCTGCTGGAGAGTTATGCGGCGCAGGGTGGACAGGCGGGAGTTGTGGGCAACCTGGTGGGCCGGTTGGGGGAAGCTGCAAAGGTACAGGAGGGGAAGAAAAAGTGA